The following nucleotide sequence is from Callithrix jacchus isolate 240 chromosome 12, calJac240_pri, whole genome shotgun sequence.
gcgtgtcaccatattggccaggctggtctcaaactcctgacctcaggtgatccacccaccttggtataccaaagtcctgggattacaggcgtgagccactgcacccagccaagatttaATGTTATGGCTGAGATAAACATGAATGAAAGCCAATCTTCAAAATATCTCTTATTTGATCTTATGTATATACATTTGCGTCTAATTATACATTAGACAGATGAGGAATGCATGGAACTGGAACAGGCACAGCCTACCAAGCCGAGGGGACTGGACCTGAATCGTTGGATGGAGGGAATTCATAACAAAAAGGCTTTAATGTTTTACTCTGTATACTTAATTACTTTATGCTCTCCCACAACAAGAATGTATTGTAtatggtttgtttttcttcttaatcttAAATTCAGAATATAAGGTAGCCCACTGGCTCTGAGCTACAAGAATCCTTATCGGTTTGGCAGTGCTATGACAACTTTGCACCTGGCTGAACTATCAAGGAGTGTCCTACCACCAAGCATGAGATATTTTTGGCATTCCTGAAATAAATTCTTCTTCTGAGCCAGCTCATGGGGGCATCATAATCTCCTTGAGAGCTTTTGAAAGATCTAGACCTGGAGCCAGGCCCAggggttcatgtctgtaatcccagcactttaggatgctgaggagggtggatcacgacgtcaggagttcgataccagcctggccaacatagtgaaactccgtctctactaaaaacagaaaaattagctgggtgtggtggcaggtgcctgtaatcccagctactctggaggcactgaggcaagtgaattgcttgaacctgggaggcggaggttgcagtgagctgagattgtgccactgcccggcagcctgggtgacagagcaagactctgtctcgataataatgataataaaataaataaataataagtaatttaGATTTGAGTCTGTCTCAGAGTCTCGGGCTCAGAACCAGAATTTCTGTGTCTGAGGCTATCATGTCACTCTACGGGAGGAAGAACTGGATCACTGGTTAGCATGGTGACTGTTTTGGACAACACACAGCCACAGCCAagaacacagaaggcagaggggcAGCCTTGATCTGCAAGGGCTCCAGTTAACCCCAATGGGGACCCTTGATGGACAAGGGCATTCTCCCAGGCTTGCTGATGAAAGCGTTCTACTTACAGCCAGGCAAGGCACTCAGGGCTCTGCAGCAGAGAGGTCAGAGCTGCAGcttttttgctttgtgttttcacTAAACCTTCATTTGTTGTTGCACTTTGTTGAATGGGCGTGTCCCATAGGGGAAGTTTCCACTACTGCGTTCCAAACTTTGGACTGCTTGTGGCATCTTACTTGTTGCCTCATTAATAATGGATTAAATAAAACCTTTAGAATATGCTAATTTCATCTTTACGAGAGTcccaattttaccttttttttttttttttttaaagtaccagTACCTTTTCACGTTGCTATCACTCCCTTACCAGAGCAGTGAGTTTCTGGGTCTCCTTCTTAGGGCCAGACACTGTTCCGTGTCATTAGAATTAATTTATCATTCGTAGGTAGACAAGCAAAAGCTTCCACACTCCCGGAGACAGGGATTCAGATCCTGTACCATCGCTGAGGGTAATGCCGAGGAAGGCACTTCTCTCCCAGCCTCAGTCTGCCCGCCTCTGAAATGGGATCATAACGAACCCCTGACCCCAGGCTTCGCCGCCTAAAGCCAACGCCCACACCcaatccctccccttccctcccggGACCCCAGGAGGCGCGGGGACTCCGGAGGCGGCCCTTTCCCCGGGAGGCGCCTGGGTGGCACGGTCAGCGTCTCAGCTCCTGGGGTCTCTGGGCTCCGAGCTGCCCAAGGGGTGTAGAGGGGCCTCTGGAGGAGGCGGGTTCGCTCCAGCCGGAAAGCCCGGAGCCGCCCAGGATTTTTGGCTCGGACTAAGAGCATTTCCTCCCAGGCCGGCCGGGCGCGATCCGGGGAGGGCGGCTGCGGGCAGACGCGGCGCTGCGCTGGTCCGGGCCGGCAACATGCGGACCCTGCTCGGCGCGCTGGCTGGGCTGGCTCTGCTCCGCGCCGCGGGCGCTTTGGCTGGTGAGTGGGGCGCCGGGCGCGGCAGGGGACCCGCAGATGGCGAGGAAGGAatgggcaagagagagacagagagagttgGACACTACAGCGGGATGGAGAGAGAGGCAgatgcagggagggagggagggatggagagaaagACGGTGAGAGGAAACAGACGCAGAAAGGGCAGAGAAGCAGAGCAATGGAGAGataaagaagagagggaagaataaatcgtgaaaaggaaaaaggacagGCCGAGACAGAAAGAGGCTTTGTAGATGAACAGATATGAActaagatagaaagaaaaaggagtttaAGAGaccaaagagaaggaaagagaaagagtgacTAAAatggggtggagggagagaggataTTGAAGCAAAGAGAAAGATTTGAGAGAGATcacaaaggagagagagggaagctCAATGACGGGAGTAGAGCTGGCAAGAGAGGAGCCAGGATCTGGGGTGGGAGGTCACAGCTGCTGCGTGGGGCAGCCCGGGAGGCCAGCTACATCTCAGAGGGCCTGCGGAGGCTCAGGCCTGGCTTTATAGGACATTGTCTAAGAAGCCAGACTCCAAAGGGTGAGTGACCCAGGCCAGCTCATACAGCCTCAAGGAGCCAGGCAAGCGGGCCCAGGAGAAAGGCCACTGCTTCACCTGCCAGGTGGCCTCAGGGGGTGTTGCAGTTGGTGAGGAAGTCAGCCTCCTGGTTTCCAGGGAGCTTCTCTGGGGGACTGAGCTGTTTTGGGTGGAGGTGGAGCCCTGGGTGGAGGTGGAGGGCTGTTCAGGAGGGAGAGGCTCTCTGGGTACTCCATTAGCTGGGTTCCTTGCCTTTtactctcccttttctttcccccacctctcccctcaGCTTAATGTTGCCCCTTCACAGGTGAGGCTCAGGGTGACTCAAGTCAAGTGACTTACCTGACTGTAGTCTTGACTGTACACGGATGCTCATTCCACCACCCTGCACATTGCACAGGACTCTATAGTTTACAAGCCATGACCCCATTTAGTCAGGGACGGCTATTGCTCACTTTAGTTGTCCAGGTGAGGGGTAAGCTCAGTTCTCATGGTGGTGCCAAGGCAGAGCCCTCACGAAACATCCAGGCCTCCTGCCCCCTCAGTCCTTGCCCccacccaggcagaagtgccCTGTGCTAAGATAGAAGCCCCCATCCCCTTTCAGGGCCCAGTGAACTGTGGGAGTGAGCACTTGGGGAAAGGATCCAGGCCAGCCCTCGTGATCCCTTACCTTGGGTGAGTCCTTTCCTTTCTCTGGGGCTATTTCTTCCTCTGTCAGTTGGGGAGAATAATACCCGCCCCACAGGGCTGGCCTCAGGGATTAGACGAGGGAGGAAGTGCCCAGCAGGGAACATGCATCAGCACACATCCTCTCAGATGACTCCActgatttctctgagcctcagtttccccacctgttaAAGATAACCAGCAATGACTTTCTCACAAGCTGTATGAGGAGTGGCTGGGACTCTGCCCAGCATAGAGTAGGGCCCCAGTACACACCCTCTCATCCGCTTCTCCTTTACCCgcctcccagctcagccccagGCTCCAGGAGCTGAGGGCACAAAGCAGAGCCTGTGCTTCtcccagagggaggagggagtggcCACTTTTGTAGAGAGAATTCTAACCCATTTTTAAacgttgtttttctttctgattatgcACGTTCATTGCTACAGATTAAGAAGAAAAGGATTtggggaggccgaagcaggcagatcacaaggtcaggagttcaagaccatcctggctaacacagtaaaaccccgtttctatgaaaaatacaaaaaaattagccaggcaaggtggcacatgcctgtagtcccagctactctcaaggctgaggcaggagaatcgcttgaacccagagggcagaggttgcagtgagcagagatggtgcccctgcactccagcctgggtgacagagtgagactctatctcaaaaaaaaaaaagagagagagagagagaagaagaagaaaaggaggaaagtatTCATGATTAATGCAATTTCACACTGACTTCATACGTTTTTGTGCATAATCTTTCAGATTTcagatatctttttttattttttgagacgcagtttcactcttgttacccaggctggagtgcaatggtgctatctcagctcaccgcaacctccgcctcctgggttcaggcaattctcctgcctcagcctcccgagtagctgggattacaggcacgtgccaccgtgcccagctaattttttgtatctttagtagagacggggtttcaccatgttgaccaggatggtctcgatatcttgacctcgtgatccacccgcctcggcctcccaaagtgctggaattactggcatgagccaccgcgcccggcctcagataTCTCTTAACTTTTGATTATGAAAACTGTtggatacaaaaaatacaaaataatagtaTATGAAAGAATCACATAATGTACTTATCAACCCTGCTTCAACAAGTTTTAGTTCATGGGCAGTGTTATCTCATCTACAGTCCtcaccccctcccctccctggatTATGGAATCCAggcattgtattttctttctttctttctttctttctttctttctttctttctttctttctttctttctttttctttctttctttttctttccttccttcttttgtgcaacaggatctcattctgtcacccatactagaatgcagtggtgcaatctcagctcactgcaacctacgcgcccccaggttcaagtgattctcctgcctcagcgtcccgagtagctgggactacaggcatccaccaccacacctgaccaatttttgtatttttagtagagacagggtttcaccatgttggccagcctggtctcgaacccctgggctcaagtgatccacctgccctggcgtcccaaagtgctgggattacaggtgtgagctaccacgcctggcctgatatcatgtattttctttctttctttttagagacagggtttcaccatgttgttcaggctgatcttgaactcctgaccttataatccacctgcctcagcctcccaaagtgctgggattacaggtgtgagccaccgcgcccaacccatatattttcatctataaatatttcCTTGTGTATCTCTAAGAGATAAGCACTCTTTTAATAAACCTAACTGCAATGCCACGGTCGCACTCCAAAAAGAGTGTGTGATTGAACATCATTAAATATTCAATCACTGTTCAAATGTCTTTGATTGTGTCATGTCTTTTGACAATTCATTTGTTTGATCCAAATAAAGTTACATATACTGCATTTGGTCAATATGTCTATTAAGTCTCTTTAAATATGTAAGTCTTCTCCCTgctgcccccccttttttttttagatggagtctcgctctgtctggagtgctgtggctcaatctcagctcactgtaacctctgcttcccgggtttaagtgattctcctgcctcagcctcctgagtacctgggactacaggtgcgcaccctgacacccagctaacttttgtatttttagtagagacagggtttcaccatgttggccaggatggtcttgatctcctgaacttgtgattcacccacctcggcatccaaaagtgcggagattacaggcctgagccaccatgcccagcttttttttttttttttttaacttaattttttgttgttgttgaagaaaCTAAGTTTGCTCTGTAAAGTTTTCCACATTTAGATTTTGCTAATTGCATCCCTTTGATGTCATTTAAATACCTCCATCccttatattttctgtaaattgagATCTATCTCTTGCTTGTCCGACTTTCAAccctggtttattttattttattttatttttgagacaatctcattctgtcacccaggctggagtgcagtggtacaatctcggctcaccacaacctctgcctcccacgttcaagcaattctcgtgcctcagcctcctgagtagctgggattatagatgccgtaccagcacgcccagctaacttttgcattttttagtagagatgggggtgggggtggagatgggtttcaccatattggccaggctggtatcgaactcctgacatcaagggatcggccagcctctgcctcccaaagtactgggattacaggttgttagccaccacgcccagccccagtcTTGGTTTCTTTTAGCAGCACTCAGAGAAACCTTTATTCCCTGATGGCGTTTTAGACCATCagctaccatgccaggcccacATTTTGGAGTTTTTTATAGAATCATTTGAAGAATAGTGTTCTGCTGCTTTCAAAAATAACCAAAACCCATGGATGGTTTTGAATGAATCATACATCTTTATACAAGTATTGGATGTAGTAAAGTTTATTATTCTGTTACATTGAATGTGGTCAAATATAATTAACCCCCAAGTGTCCAGGGTTGCTTCTCAAAGCAGACCCTTCAAAGAGTGTGACTTTGATAATTCAGAAGATACAGCAACACCTTTCAGAGACGCCACTGAGAAAACATTTCTCATTGCCCAGCATGCAGAAATCATCTGCGTTGTGGCACTTTCTTACTGTTTGGGTTCAGATACAAAAGGTCTCCCCATAAGGCCAGGAAGTAGAGGGAGCAGTACTTCAGCCTCAGAGGATGGCACCCAGGGGCCACATCTCTTTAACTGGGgcagccagcccagcccagccctccccTGGGGCCTCCTGGCTCCACAGCAGCCTGTTCTCACCAGCACAGGATGCCCCACCCATGGCCACTATCCAGGGTGCACATCAGGCCCGGAGCAGGAGCTAGGCCAGAGAAAACAACGCAGCATCCAAGGAGGTCCATTTTCCAACTGGCAGGGcccaggagggtgggaggaaaggaaggaagggagcccTGTGGGGCCACAGCCTTGGCTGCTCAGGGTTAATCATCAGAATCCTTCAGCCTTTTCCACTCCCCTTGTCTGAGCCACTGACAGCCCTATGGGTGCATGTGtgactactaatttttttttttttttttttttacttttatttttacaagacagggtctttgtcgcccaggctggagagcagtggtgcaatcgtagctgactgtagtctcaaacttctgggaccacaagcatatgccaccaatcctgtctattttttttcctagagagagAGTCTTAATATGTTGCCCAagtatggtctcaaactcctggctttaagtgatcctcctgcctcgacctcccaaagctccgggattacaggtgtgaaccactgagctCAGGTCTTGTAGCTCATTTTTGAGGCCTCTCTGTGGACTCCGAATGACAGACAAGAAGAATTAAGGATGAGCTACACGGGGAAGTGAGGGCCTCAGGCCGACCTCATCCTATTTTTTGGAGGAGGCGGCAAAGGCTCAGGGAGAAGAAACTCTCACAATCCCACAATCATTAGTGGCTGAACCAGGCTGAGAACAGGGGTCTCCAGCATGTTTTCTGCCACGATGCATTCAAGTCAGCTCTGTGGGGAGGACCTGGTGGGGAGGGAGCAGGCAGTACAGTGTCAGGCTCTGCTCCAAGCTTGCTCTCTCAGATGTACTCCGTGGAGGCCCCGATGAGCTCATGGACAGTCGCTCCAAGGGGCACAGAGCACAGTTTTGTCCAGATGTGAAGGATTAGCGCTGAACCACGTGGGGAGCAACCTCAGCCCCGCCTTTTCCCTGGAGGGGATTGGGAGCCAAGTTAGACCTCATTACAGACTCTAGAGAACAGGGTGTTTAGGTCAGTGGAGAGGAGCAGGCTCTAGTTGTTCTTGACTTCCAACGCAGCCTGACTCCCACTTGGCCAGCAGGGTCACACTGTATCCTTctggcctgagcctgggagaagtGTGTGAGGGGAGAGTGGCTGGGGTCTGGGGGAGGGCAGGTGAGGCTCAGGGGAAAGGCCTGGCCAAAGGCCTCTGGACAGAGCCAGCAGGTGGTGTGTGTATCCACAGACGCATGATGACAGGCCCCCCAGGACAGCCACTCTGTGGGTGAGAACAGCTCTTCCGGCCCCCTCAGAGCTTTTCCTCTCAAAGTTGATCAGCCCAGTTTCAGCTGAAACAATTGAGTTAGAATTTGGAGTCCCAgactgagtgcaatggctcacgcgtataataccagcactttgggaggccaaggaaggtggatcacttaagcccagaagtttgagcttagcctgggcaacgtggtgaaaccccatctctacaaaaaatacaaaacttagccaggcatgataatgtgtgcctgtagtcccagctactctggaggccgaggtgggagagttgcttgaacccgggaagcagaggttgcggtgagccatgattgtgccactgcacttacgGACTGAGaccccattaaaaataaataagaagtctCTTTCCCATAGCCTCTTCTAGACCTGCTCCTGCCTCTCAAGGGCCTTCTCAGGATGTGGGGCCAGGATGGAGCATAGCCCCCAGGTGGAGCCTCTCTCTCTGAATATTTTACATGGATGCCTGCAGCCCACGATGGCTACTGCTTTCTGCTGACAACCCCATCAGACAGCTGGCTTTTATTATGGAACATTTCAAACCACACTCACAACAGTAGAGAGAAAAGCCGAATGTACCCCTACATGCTCATCATCCAGCTCCAATAATTAGCAACTCTCAGCCCATCTTGTTAGCTCTAAACATCCACTCAGGcctctcccccatccccacccacacCTGGATTATTTGGAAGTAAATCCAAGACAGCATAACATTTCAtcagtaaatatttcagtatggGTCTTTAAAAGACTCgccttaaaaaaataaccaaGGCACCTTATCatgtcctcctccctccccaaatTCAGGAATAACACCATTATCTTTTGAAGAGTCTTTTCTAAGTTTAGTGGAgggaaataatgaaaaggaaaatttgaaaaacagattGTTCTCCACAAAAGATGCTCAGATTGGAAGGACGTTTTGTCCCTGGTCTTGTTCTTATCCCTGAGTGGAAGAGCTGAGATCTAGATAGAGTTGGAATTAGAAAATCACAAGGCAGGGGGCCCTACTTTGATGAGTTGAAGCCAGGAGGTCAGGGTGCCTGAGGTCCAGGCATTTACTGATGGTGTgagcttgggcaagtcacttggcCTCTCAGAGTTACACATCCGTCACCAGCTCTGTCCTATCTCAAGACCTGCCCCCCTTCTAGACAAGTGCAGATGGCCCCTTGGCCAACCCATCCAACACCAAGGCCTTAAGCTACAAGCATTGCACCTAGAGAGCTCAAGCTCCGTAACTCTCTCCCCACACTGAGCTTTGTATGCCCACATCCATGGCCACAGCCTTGATATTGTCACTATCTGCAGCCACTCTACCtgtaaaagcaaaaattgcaACATTCTTTACCTCCTGTTCCTCCTGTGATTCCTAAGACCTCCAGTCTCTTCAGCCCCCCACTTCTCCCAGCTTATCGGCCCTCTTCTTGGCCTCATTTCCTTCCTTATCCCCGCTGGATTCCAGGGCTCCTCTCCTAAACCTGGCTGGtcaaatctcagctccttggCCCCTTGCCTCCACCACATCCACCCTGCAGACTCCATCCAGCCATCTGTCTTTGCTGCTGTGCGCCTAGACTGCGGAGCACTGGTGGGGGAGGACTCACACTTCCAGGATCCCTTGTTGATGCCGGCTCATTCTGCATGGTCCTCCTACCCTGCCTCCCTCATTCTGCACATCCCCTTTTGAAGCCCTTTATTCAAGTCCCTTTCCTGGTGGTGCACTGATGGACTGgctctcaaaaagtaaaaaaggcaGGTGGGGTTGgtgatttctgtggtgtaaatcaTCAtggccaccattttttttttctttttacttaaaaatttttttctcttgagggATGGGGTCTCagtgtgttgatcaggctggtttcaaactcctggcctcaagtgatcctcccactcagcctcccaaagtgctaggattaaaggcacaaACCACCATTTCCAGCCACCACGGTCACTATTTTAACATCTGTGTTTAGTAACCTACTCATAGGATTCTTGAAATTTTAACAACTAGCTCTGTTCCCTACGTGTTCTCTGTCTTACTGCACAGAGTGAACAGAGCCCATCAGGCAGGAGCTCACTCCACTTTCTGGCCCTCTAGTTAGATGGTTTACCTCTGCCCATTTGTGCTGCAtttcttctgtcttccttccaAATGTGTTCCCACCCTCTCTGGATCCAGGGCCTCCCGTCAATTCAGGAAGAGCATTCCTTTGCTTCTCCTGTCTTCCTTTTGTCCCTCAGGCTGTAAACATCATTGTGTTTTCCAAtgattaacacacacacacacacacacacacacacacacacacacacacacacacacacacaatcttctCTAGACCTTGTGATCAATCTCCTTTCCTTCATAGCCAAGCTTTGTGAAATTTTCCAGAATCCAAGTTTCTATCCCCAGCCTCACCTTCCCTTCTCATCTTACCATAATCCAAACTCTGCTTTTCCTCCACCACTCCTGGGGTGACATCTAACAAGGTCCTTTCCCATGCTCTTTTTCCAGTCCTTATCTTGCTAGACCTCCTCACTGCTTTCGACCATGCTGACCTTTTTCATCTCTGCAGAATCTGTAAAGCTTGGCTGCTCTTGACCTCTGGGGCAGCACCCTTCTTCTTGAGTGTCAGTGTTCTCCAAGGTTCCAGCCAACTCTGATGCCCCAAAGGCATCTCTGGGTTACCAACTCTGAAGCCTGAGCTTGGAGTCCGGGCTTTTAGACTTCTGCGGTGAGGGTTGATGGTGCCTGGAAGAGCTAACTCGAGGAGAACAATGGAATGGCAGATCCTCTGCTTATGAGTAGTGAGTTTGGACACATACTTTCACCCCTCTATGCATCAGTTTTCTTACGTGTAGATTGGGCGTAACAACAGGTTGTTGGAGAGGTTAACACCCTACGTGGTGCATGGTAAGCGCTCATCACATGCCAGCTGTTACTAACGGGTCCCAGTGTCAATGCTGCTAATGAAATACCTCCTCTCACTTTTATCCTCACATTCCTACAGCTACTGCCTCTGCCCATCCCTTCTCCTTCATCCCTCTTACCCTGATTGCTGCAGTAACTCCCTGCCTTCAAAGGCATCTCCCTCCAGTCTattccttatattttaaaaattcatgtttgaCTCTGTGACTCTTGTGTTAAAATAACCccccttggctgggtgtggtggctcacgcctgtgattccagcactttgggaggtcagaagtttgagaccagcctgaccaacatggtgaaaccccatctctactaaaaatacaaaaattagccaggcatggtagcaggtgcttgtaatcccagctacttgggaggctgagacagaagaatcactcgaacccgggaggtggaggttgcagtgagcccagatttcCCTGCAAACATGCATCAGAACTGATTTATTAAAGCCTCTGGGCTAAAGCTCTGCCCCCTTGGTTTGATTTCCAggatttccctgtccagtctctcTCCCGACCACCCTGTATCTCCAGCCACTGCAGGCTCCCTGCAGGGTTTATACACTGAGCCATGCTCTTTCAGGCCTCTCTGTCATTGCAGTTGCCATTCTCCCAGGGTGGAGCCcgtcttcccttcctccctgggcTTCACCTCCTTGAGGAAGTCCATGTGGGTCTGTAGGTGACTGGTGCGATTGAGATGGCTGGCACTCACACACCGACCCCACAGGGCCTTCCTCTGCttgctgttgcatttgctttggggaCCGacctcacttgagcccagtgttTACAGGAGTATCTGGCATGATGGCAAACCAAGGGCCCCACAGTGACAAGACTTGTTTCCCCACAGCTGCAGAACCCTTCAGCCCTCCCCAAGGAGACGCAGCTCAGAGCACAGCGTGTGACAGACACATGGCTGTGCAACGCCGTCTGGTTGTCGTGGAGGAGGTAACAGCGTGGTTTGGAAGGACATGCGGGGTCAGGACCACCTTCTAAgactggggtttttttttgagagggagctttgcttttgttgtccatgttggagtgcaatggcacggtcttggctcaccacagcctctgcctcccgggtacaagaggttctcctgccttagcctcacaagtagctggaattacaggcatgtgccaccacgcatagctgattttatatttttagtagagatgaggtttctccatgttggtcaggctggtctcagactcccgacttcaggtgatccgcccacctcctcccccgaaagagctgggattacaggggtgagccaccaggcctggcctaggATGGTGTTTTTATGGGCAGATGCAAGCTTGCTATGGAATGTCAGGCCATACAGGCCAATCTTGCACTGTGGCTGCCTTGTCCA
It contains:
- the LOC118146100 gene encoding placenta-specific protein 9-like isoform X3, whose protein sequence is MRTLLGALAGLALLRAAGALAAAEPFSPPQGDAAQSTACDRHMAVQRRLVVVEEMVEKTVEHLATEVKDLLGLLEELAWNLPPGPFSPAPDLLGEDGF
- the LOC118146100 gene encoding placenta-specific protein 9-like isoform X4 yields the protein MRTLLGALAGLALLRAAGALAAAEPFSPPQGDAAQSTACDRHMAVQRRLVVVEEQRHHQGAEQQKKCERQAAKSQKGEGILKAFHPNL
- the LOC118146100 gene encoding placenta-specific protein 9-like isoform X2, whose amino-acid sequence is MRTLLGALAGLALLRAAGALAAAEPFSPPQGDAAQSTACDRHMAVQRRLVVVEEVTAWFGRTCGMVEKTVEHLATEVKDLLGLLEELAWNLPPGPFSPAPDLLGEDGF